A stretch of the Bacillus sp. B-jedd genome encodes the following:
- the nagB gene encoding glucosamine-6-phosphate deaminase, with amino-acid sequence MKIIKVANEAELSKAAGELIAGKVRSNPEIVLGLATGGTPVGTYKYLIEDHKKNGTSYSRASAVNLDEYIGLPQSNPNSYHSFMKKTLFDHIDINQENTFIPDGKAPDLEAECADYEKRIAALGGVGLQLLGIGRNGHIAFNEPGTSFASRTHVVPLTKETIEDNARFFSSREEVPTKAITMGIETILESKEIILLAFGKSKAEAMRSLIQGEVTEDFPASALQKHGNVTIIADEEALSLVGE; translated from the coding sequence GAACTGATTGCCGGAAAGGTGCGCAGCAACCCGGAGATTGTCCTCGGGCTTGCCACTGGAGGAACACCGGTCGGGACATACAAGTACCTGATTGAGGATCATAAAAAGAATGGCACTTCCTACAGCAGGGCATCAGCGGTGAACCTCGACGAATATATCGGCCTGCCGCAATCAAACCCGAACAGCTACCATTCGTTTATGAAGAAAACGCTATTCGACCATATTGATATCAACCAGGAAAACACCTTCATTCCGGACGGCAAAGCCCCGGATCTTGAAGCTGAGTGCGCCGATTATGAAAAAAGAATCGCTGCCCTTGGCGGTGTCGGCCTACAGCTGCTCGGCATCGGCCGAAACGGCCATATCGCCTTTAATGAGCCGGGTACTTCTTTTGCCAGTCGGACACATGTTGTCCCGCTGACAAAGGAAACCATCGAGGACAACGCGCGCTTCTTTTCTTCAAGGGAGGAAGTTCCTACTAAGGCGATCACGATGGGGATCGAGACGATTCTTGAAAGTAAGGAGATCATCCTTCTGGCATTTGGCAAATCAAAAGCCGAAGCGATGCGGAGCCTGATTCAAGGCGAAGTGACCGAGGACTTCCCGGCATCAGCGCTGCAAAAGCATGGAAATGTGACCATCATCGCCGATGAAGAGGCACTTAGCCTGGTCGGAGAATAA